A DNA window from Aspergillus nidulans FGSC A4 chromosome I contains the following coding sequences:
- a CDS encoding protein transporter TIM23 (transcript_id=CADANIAT00006636), which yields MSIWDSLSGRKQTKGADGLDASAAPDASSFLSEVALPDPSQLHPLAGLNQDTLDYITLEDSALDQLPGSQSVLPSRGWSDDLCYGTGTTYVTALAIGGAWGLAEGLKRTPVTAPPKIRLNGVLNSITRRGPFLGNSAGVVAMVYNGLNSFAGYARGKHDAANSIAAGAVSGMVFKSTRGLKPMLISGGIVATIAGTWSVAKKALL from the exons ATGTCCATCTGGGACTCGCTCAGCGGCCGCAAACAGACGAAGGGTGCAGACGGCCTTGATGCATCTGCTGCCCCAGATGCCAGCTCATTCCTTTCCGAGGTTGCCCTTCCCGACCCATCGCAGCTTCATCCTCTAGCTGGTCTGAACCAAGATACTCTCGACTATATCACACTCGAAGACTCCGCGCTTGACCAGCTTCCTGGCTCACAATCTGTTTTACCGTCGCGCGGATGGTCGGACGACCTCTGCTATGGAACCGGAACCACCTATGTCACAGCGCTCGCGATCGGAGGAGCATGGGGTTTGGCTGAAGGACTGAAGCGGACACCAGTGACCGCGCCTCCCAAGATCCGTCTCAACGGTGTGCTGAACTCGATTACACGGCGAGGACCTTTCCTTGGAAACTCTGCGGGTGTGGTCGCAATGGTATACAACGGTCTCAACTCTTTTGCCGGTTACGCTCGGGGGAAGCATGATGCTGCCAACAGCATTGCTGCCGGCGCCGTCAGCGGAATGGTCTTCAAGAGCACTCGTGGCCTTAAGCCCATGCTGATCTCTGGTGGTATCGTGGCAACTATTGCGGGAACTTGGAGT GTCGCCAAGAAGGCTCTTTTGTAA
- a CDS encoding protein stk26 (transcript_id=CADANIAT00006637), producing the protein MVYPESPAPTERSGSVVVRPELHGSSATAVSSDNELHSISPVNPDPDGLGAGSLCTENLSPVSVKNATHKEHHASGLPALQIRTDVSSVSSSVHRLSPHREADFYVHHSTSASSLPHRTPSLRALMAPSHSGGSLSPASLLSSPQLIAMGDITPLPSPIGGASPWRLPARRNSQSLSRTSSVVSRTGSSLSLRPSDPSQSSLAGVPEARSRGKTPVIADKPSSDKTLDTPAAPKHTRNRSLSEYVPPGRNVAIKPRPVAVSGTGAPLGITSSSSTDSKSNNLHREQYLAIHRGIALPTVRPPSPPRSSGFGVSENEPVVIHHSDAHGTEEYYSVRSIRTQQPRLYRKLRQLGHGTFSQVSLAVRVEPEGADSDHGHSDAVSSTQKLVAIKIIEHGPAGGADEERLEVSLKREVEILKSLNHPSLVQLKAFGSDEKRALLVLDYCPGGDLFEVVSNNTRPLTPGLIRRIFAELVAAVRYLHEHYVVHRDLKLENVLVNLPKEALQKITDWRTYDRAVVTLSDLGLSRRIPEPPESPLLQTRCGSEDYAAPEILMGQQYDGRSTDGWALGVLLYAMMESRLPFDALPGTRGDPAKLRARTPHRIARCEWSWYRYADSDGEWDPEKGRGLEGARECVESLLKRNTKRKSLEEIAAMEWVKDAIDVPGGLKRGDKEVP; encoded by the exons ATGGTTTATCCAGAATCTCCTGCACCGACCGAGAGGTCAGGGTCCGTCGTCGTCCGCCCTGAGTTGCACGGGTCTAGCGCGACGGCCGTTTCGAGTGACAATGAGCTTCATTCAATATCGCCCGTGAATCCAGACCCCGACGGCCTCGGTGCTGGGTCTTTGTGCACGGAAAATCTATCGCCAGTTTCGGTCAAAAATGCGACGCACAAAGAACACCATGCTTCCGGCCTGCCTGCCCTGCAAATACGGACGGACGTCTCCAGTGTCTCGTCGAGTGTTCATCGACTGAGTCCCCATCGTGAGGCCGACTTCTACGTCCATCACAGTACCTCTGCCAGCAGCCTTCCGCATCGGACACCGAGCCTAAGGGCGTTGATGGCTCCAAGTCATAGTGGGGGTTCCttatctccagcttctcttttGTCGTCTCCTCAACTAATAGCCATGGGAGATATTACACCTTTACCCTCGCCTATCGGTGGCGCATCGCCTTGGCGACTGCCTGCGCGCCGTAACTCGCAGTCCCTGTCTCGGACCTCCTCGGTGGTTTCAAGGACCGGCTCAAGCCTGAGCCTGCGTCCCAGTGACCCGTCGCAGTCGTCCTTGGCCGGAGTTCCGGAGGCACGCTCGCGCGGCAAAACACCTGTGATCGCGGATAAACCGAGCAGTGATAAGACTCTGGATACGCCTGCCGCTCCAAAACACACGCGCAATCGTAGTCTGAGTGAGTACGTTCCGCCAGGTCGAAATGTTGCCATTAAACCTCGCCCCGTCGCCGTGTCCGGGACCGGCGCACCGCTTGGAAtcacctcctcctcgagcaCGGATTCCAAATCGAACAACCTGCATCGGGAGCAATATCTCGCGATCCATCGAGGAATTGCTTTACCTACGGTTCGCCCGCCTTCGCCTCCGCGAAGCAGTGGGTTCGGTGTAAGCGAAAATGAACCTGTCGTCATCCATCATTCCGACGCGCATGGTACGGAGGAGTACTATTCGGTGCGCTCCATTCGGACCCAGCAACCCCGACTGTATCGCAAACTCCGACAACTCGGTCATGGTACTTTCAGCCAGGTATCGTTGGCTGTTCGTGTCGAACCGGAAGGGGCGGACTCTGATCATGGTCACTCTGACGCCGTATCCTCGACCCAGAAGCTAGTTGCAATAAAGATCATTGAACACGGGCCAGCGGGTGGAGCCGATGAGGAGCGACTGGAGGTGTCCCTGAAACGTGAGGTCGAAATCCTCAAGTCTTTGAATCATCCATCCCTTGTACAACTCAAGGCTTTTGGCAGCGACGAAAAACGCGCTCTCCTGGTTCTTGACTACTGCCCAGGCGGCGACTTGTTCGAAGTCGTCTCGAACAATACCAGACCCCTGACTCCGGGGCTCATCCGACGAATTTTTGCCGAGCTGGTGGCTGCTGTACGCTATTTGCACGAGCATTATGTAGTGCATCGTGATCTCAAACTCGAGA ACGTTCTCGTCAATCTTCCCAAAGAAGCTCTGCAAAAGATTACCGATTGGCGTACTTATGACCGTGCAGTTGTGACCTTGAGCGACCTGGGCCTCTCACGACGTATACCTGAACCTCCTGAGAGCCCTCTTCTCCAAACCCGCTGCGGAAGCGAGGACTACGCAGCACCAGAGATTCTGATGGGCCAGCAGTACGATGGCCGCTCCACCGACGGCTGGGCGCTTGGAGTTTTGCTGTATGCGATGATGGAGAGCAGACTTCCTTTCGACGCCCTCCCTGGAACCCGAGGCGATCCTGCGAAACTCCGAGCCCGAACTCCTCACCGTATAGCACGGTGCGAATGGTCCTGGTACCGGTACGCAGACAGCGACGGTGAGTGGGATCCCGAGAAGGGCCGTGGTCTTGAAGGCGCGCGGGAGTGTGTTGAGTCGCTCCTGAAACGAAACACAAAACGCAAGAGCCTTGAAGAGATCGCGGCCATGGAGTGGGTGAAGGACGCCATTGACGTGCCTGGCGGGTTGAAGCGAGGCGATAAAGAAGTGCCCTGA